A single region of the Helicobacter sp. 11S03491-1 genome encodes:
- a CDS encoding winged helix-turn-helix transcriptional regulator: MKQNKKYAIDNLCPVSYFGKIFNDRWKLYIAYKLLDGKKRFKDLRDFFEPYMTQKTLCIKLKELEEEQIIQREVFSEIPPRVEYHLTNKGKELASVLECIYQWGDSYVCLKN, translated from the coding sequence ATGAAACAAAATAAAAAATATGCAATTGATAATCTCTGTCCGGTATCATATTTTGGAAAGATTTTTAACGATCGCTGGAAGCTTTATATTGCTTATAAGCTTTTAGATGGAAAAAAACGATTCAAAGATCTCAGGGATTTTTTCGAACCTTACATGACCCAAAAAACTCTTTGCATAAAATTAAAAGAACTTGAAGAAGAACAAATTATTCAACGAGAAGTATTTAGTGAAATTCCCCCACGCGTAGAATATCATTTAACAAATAAGGGCAAAGAGTTAGCTAGCGTTTTAGAATGTATTTATCAATGGGGAGATTCTTATGTTTGCCTAAAAAACTAA
- a CDS encoding NAD(P)H-dependent oxidoreductase, translating into MKTLIILAHPNLEESVVNKALTQSIIDADITVRDIYKIYPQGKIDRDKEVALLGSHDKVIFQFPLYWFSCPSLLKEWEDCALSGVSFGPNPKMLANKIFQVITSTGSPIEKYQSDGRNQKTLEEILLPFSLCAKYLGMKVAPIHCTYNTMGMTDELLTQAIESYKKALLEK; encoded by the coding sequence ATGAAAACACTCATTATTTTGGCTCATCCAAATCTGGAAGAATCTGTTGTCAATAAAGCCTTAACCCAAAGCATTATAGATGCAGATATTACTGTGCGTGATATTTATAAAATTTACCCCCAAGGTAAAATTGATAGAGATAAAGAAGTAGCGCTTCTAGGGTCTCATGATAAAGTTATCTTCCAATTCCCGCTTTATTGGTTTAGTTGCCCAAGCCTTCTGAAAGAATGGGAAGATTGCGCTTTAAGTGGAGTTTCTTTTGGTCCTAATCCTAAAATGCTTGCAAATAAAATATTCCAAGTAATCACTTCTACAGGAAGTCCTATAGAAAAATATCAATCTGATGGTAGGAATCAGAAAACCTTAGAAGAGATTTTGCTTCCTTTTAGCCTTTGCGCAAAATATCTGGGAATGAAAGTTGCTCCTATACACTGCACTTATAATACAATGGGAATGACAGATGAATTACTTACTCAAGCCATTGAATCTTATAAAAAAGCCTTGCTTGAAAAATAG
- a CDS encoding methyltransferase domain-containing protein encodes MQTIKNNQNSFARQAHVYQKSALIQTRIAHLLLNKLQYKYFYHVLDIGCGSGSVAIEIEKLKIKVKNFIGIDIAKEMLFYHPKQLNHIQNINLICEDFEKISLPKSDLIIAASSLQWAKNLEYILSKIAQNCSEVAFGIYTNKSLKSVHNFLNTSSPLRSKEALKDMLGKYFRGKSYIAHFEESFQNRQDFLRHLKNSGLLGGGNLSYQEAKYFRNHIPYEKAEYEVLIFIGTPKQITS; translated from the coding sequence ATGCAAACTATTAAAAATAATCAAAATTCATTTGCAAGACAAGCTCATGTTTATCAGAAATCTGCCTTGATTCAAACTCGTATTGCTCACCTATTGTTAAATAAACTGCAATATAAATATTTTTATCATGTCCTTGATATAGGGTGTGGGAGTGGGAGCGTGGCAATAGAGATAGAAAAATTAAAAATAAAAGTAAAAAATTTTATCGGGATTGATATAGCCAAAGAAATGCTTTTCTATCACCCCAAGCAATTAAATCATATTCAAAATATTAACCTTATATGTGAGGATTTTGAAAAAATCTCTCTTCCTAAAAGCGATTTGATTATAGCTGCATCTTCTTTGCAATGGGCAAAGAATCTCGAATATATATTGTCTAAAATTGCACAAAATTGCTCAGAAGTTGCATTTGGAATTTACACAAACAAAAGTTTAAAAAGTGTGCATAATTTTTTAAACACCTCTTCCCCGCTGCGATCTAAAGAAGCCCTCAAAGATATGCTTGGGAAATATTTTAGAGGCAAAAGTTATATAGCGCATTTTGAAGAATCCTTTCAAAATCGGCAAGATTTCCTCCGGCATCTAAAAAATTCAGGACTATTAGGAGGAGGCAATTTAAGCTATCAAGAAGCAAAATATTTTAGAAATCATATCCCTTACGAAAAAGCAGAATACGAAGTTTTGATATTTATAGGAACCCCCAAGCAAATTACTTCATAG
- the pyrE gene encoding orotate phosphoribosyltransferase encodes MGLDIKKYYIQANALLEGHFLLSSGNHSDYYLQSAKVLENPKTAEILAQALARQIQEAKISVDCVCSPALGGILAGYELARALGVRFIFTERVEGQMSLRRGFSIKTNEKVLICEDIITTGGSALEAARCVEFQGGKVVAYAGLANRGFCQRMGSVLEKKPECRLPDEVPLFALEDFIFNMYDPKDCPLCKAGKDKAIKPGSRGN; translated from the coding sequence ATGGGATTAGATATTAAAAAATATTATATACAAGCCAATGCTTTGCTAGAGGGACATTTTTTGTTAAGTAGCGGCAATCATTCTGATTATTACCTCCAGTCTGCTAAAGTTTTGGAAAATCCAAAAACTGCAGAAATTTTAGCTCAAGCATTAGCCCGACAAATTCAAGAAGCAAAAATAAGTGTTGATTGTGTTTGTTCTCCGGCACTTGGAGGGATTTTGGCAGGGTATGAACTTGCCAGGGCATTAGGTGTGAGGTTTATTTTTACTGAACGTGTAGAAGGGCAGATGAGTTTAAGAAGAGGTTTTAGTATCAAAACAAATGAAAAAGTCCTGATTTGTGAGGATATTATCACAACCGGAGGATCTGCGCTTGAGGCTGCAAGATGTGTAGAATTCCAAGGGGGGAAGGTTGTTGCTTATGCCGGGCTTGCTAATCGTGGATTTTGCCAAAGAATGGGATCTGTATTAGAAAAAAAACCTGAATGCAGACTTCCTGATGAGGTGCCATTGTTTGCTCTTGAAGATTTTATTTTTAATATGTATGATCCTAAAGATTGTCCTCTTTGTAAAGCAGGTAAAGATAAAGCCATTAAGCCCGGCAGTAGAGGGAATTAG
- a CDS encoding menaquinone biosynthesis family protein codes for MIKVAHSPDADDLFMYYAIVFGWVDSPLGQKFSHTALDIQTLNEATIKGIYDVSAISFGAYPFVKEDFALLKTGVSFGQGYGPKLIKKKSTHLKKNFKVALSGAHTTNAIIFRLAYPEAKIIYKNFLDIEESVLSGEVDGGVLIHESILNFDSSLEVEREIWDIWCEQTKEELPLPLGGMALRRSIPLNKAIDIESVLTGAVEVALKNKKTLSKMLMERNIIRVNEKELDTYLNLYANDNSVSLNEIQKQGIDKLFELGFQAGIYDRLIKCEDYFIPTLYQNLRHT; via the coding sequence ATGATTAAAGTAGCCCATAGCCCTGATGCTGATGATTTATTTATGTATTATGCCATCGTATTTGGTTGGGTAGATAGTCCTTTGGGGCAAAAATTTAGTCATACAGCTTTAGATATACAAACACTCAATGAAGCTACGATAAAGGGTATTTATGATGTAAGTGCTATTTCATTTGGAGCTTATCCTTTTGTGAAAGAAGATTTTGCACTTTTAAAAACGGGAGTAAGTTTCGGGCAAGGTTATGGCCCTAAACTCATCAAAAAAAAATCAACCCATCTTAAGAAAAACTTCAAAGTTGCTTTAAGTGGAGCACATACTACCAATGCTATTATTTTTAGATTGGCTTACCCTGAAGCAAAGATTATTTATAAGAATTTTCTTGATATTGAAGAAAGCGTTTTAAGTGGAGAAGTAGATGGTGGCGTATTAATACATGAATCAATTTTGAATTTTGATTCTTCTCTTGAAGTAGAGAGAGAAATTTGGGATATATGGTGCGAACAAACAAAAGAAGAATTGCCCTTGCCCCTTGGAGGAATGGCCCTAAGACGTTCTATCCCCTTAAACAAAGCTATTGATATAGAGTCCGTGCTTACTGGGGCTGTAGAAGTAGCACTTAAAAATAAAAAAACTCTTTCTAAAATGCTCATGGAACGTAACATTATCCGCGTGAATGAAAAAGAATTAGATACTTATTTAAATCTCTATGCCAATGATAATTCTGTGAGTTTAAATGAGATTCAAAAACAAGGTATTGATAAATTATTTGAGTTAGGTTTTCAAGCAGGGATTTATGACAGGCTGATAAAATGTGAGGATTATTTTATCCCCACACTTTATCAAAATCTAAGACATACTTAA
- a CDS encoding thiamine phosphate synthase: MFESYFITSPLLYPQNSVEIFYHHLRNISLHHSIDKACFRDNVNIIPIDLIKVFAQWCQSHHIKSFLNLSNTSLSLKIANQCNIDGIHIKSNQLHTIKIAISEKKSIFYSAHQSNEILQALDLGAHFVTISPIFPTPNKPKPLGIDYCSHLNSHIKPHLFALGGIITEEQINAIKSFHLRGFGSIRYFLPHNLVF, from the coding sequence ATGTTTGAAAGCTATTTTATCACTTCGCCTCTTCTTTATCCTCAAAATTCTGTTGAAATTTTTTATCATCATCTCCGGAATATTTCTTTACATCATAGTATTGACAAAGCCTGTTTTAGAGATAATGTAAACATAATTCCTATAGATTTAATCAAAGTATTTGCGCAATGGTGTCAATCTCATCATATCAAAAGTTTTTTGAATTTATCAAACACTTCTTTGAGTTTGAAAATTGCCAATCAATGCAATATAGATGGCATACATATCAAAAGTAACCAACTTCACACTATTAAAATAGCTATCAGTGAAAAAAAAAGTATTTTTTATAGCGCTCATCAAAGCAATGAAATTCTGCAAGCTCTAGATTTGGGAGCTCATTTTGTTACTATTAGCCCAATATTTCCAACCCCCAATAAGCCAAAACCTTTGGGGATAGACTACTGCAGCCATCTTAACTCTCATATCAAACCTCATTTATTTGCATTAGGAGGGATCATTACTGAAGAACAAATCAATGCTATAAAATCTTTTCATTTAAGAGGTTTTGGTTCTATAAGATATTTTTTGCCACATAATTTAGTTTTTTAG
- the frr gene encoding ribosome recycling factor, translated as MLGEIYSYTKNHMDKTLESLRRDFSTLRSGKVSISILDNIRIHYYDTPTPLNQVGSVIAQDATTIVITPWEKNLLKDIERAIQEANIGVNPNSDSDCIKLFFPPMTQEQRKEIAKEAKGMGEKAKIAIRNIRQDSNNQVKKLEKDKEITEDESKKGLEEIQKYTDEYVKKIEEMTRSKEEETMKV; from the coding sequence ATGCTGGGAGAAATTTATAGCTACACTAAAAATCATATGGATAAAACATTGGAATCTCTGCGTAGGGATTTTAGCACTCTTAGAAGCGGTAAAGTCTCCATTAGCATACTGGATAATATCCGTATTCATTATTATGATACGCCTACACCTTTAAATCAGGTTGGTTCTGTCATTGCTCAAGATGCAACAACTATTGTCATCACCCCATGGGAAAAAAATCTTCTCAAAGATATTGAACGTGCCATCCAAGAAGCTAATATTGGTGTCAATCCAAATTCTGACAGTGATTGTATTAAATTATTTTTTCCCCCAATGACTCAAGAACAAAGAAAAGAAATTGCCAAAGAGGCTAAAGGTATGGGAGAAAAAGCAAAAATAGCTATCCGCAACATTAGACAGGATTCTAATAATCAGGTCAAAAAACTTGAGAAAGATAAAGAAATCACTGAAGATGAAAGCAAAAAGGGATTAGAAGAAATCCAAAAATACACAGATGAGTATGTAAAAAAAATTGAAGAAATGACTAGAAGCAAAGAAGAAGAAACTATGAAAGTCTAG
- a CDS encoding F0F1 ATP synthase subunit A, with protein sequence MEHRLFTFASLINPDHDFIIGFYTVICALVAVITAKIATNKMQVIPSGIQNIYESALSGMLFMAKDIIGEKLARKYFPLAGTIGILVFFCNMLGIIPGFEAPTANWSFTLVLALIVFFYYHYEGLKAHGFFHYIAHFMGPVKWLSPLMFPIEIISHFSRIISLSFRLFGNIKGDDMFLLVMLMLVPWIIPIAPFGILVFMGALQAFVFMILTYVYLAGAVVVQDQDQL encoded by the coding sequence ATGGAACATAGACTTTTTACTTTTGCAAGTTTAATCAATCCGGATCATGATTTTATTATCGGTTTTTATACTGTTATATGTGCATTAGTTGCTGTAATTACGGCAAAAATTGCAACAAATAAAATGCAAGTTATTCCCTCAGGAATCCAAAATATCTATGAAAGTGCTTTGAGTGGCATGTTGTTTATGGCAAAAGATATTATTGGAGAAAAATTAGCCAGGAAATATTTTCCTCTTGCCGGAACAATTGGAATATTAGTTTTTTTCTGCAATATGCTTGGTATTATTCCGGGGTTTGAAGCTCCTACTGCAAATTGGAGTTTTACTCTTGTGTTGGCTTTGATAGTCTTCTTTTATTATCATTATGAAGGATTAAAAGCGCATGGGTTTTTTCATTATATTGCCCATTTTATGGGACCCGTTAAATGGCTTTCACCTTTAATGTTTCCTATTGAAATCATTTCACATTTTTCGCGTATTATTTCGCTTTCTTTTCGTCTCTTTGGTAATATTAAAGGTGATGATATGTTTTTGTTGGTAATGCTGATGCTTGTGCCTTGGATTATTCCTATTGCGCCTTTTGGAATACTTGTTTTTATGGGAGCATTACAAGCTTTTGTTTTTATGATACTTACTTATGTATATCTTGCCGGAGCTGTGGTAGTACAAGATCAAGATCAACTCTAA
- the nadC gene encoding carboxylating nicotinate-nucleotide diphosphorylase, protein MIESKRRFVESALSEDLGRGDLFERLVKNDFLTKARVVAKDDGIFSGQAYACELFGLCNIACEWRVGDKESFSSGDILLELEASYTLLLKIERTLLNILQHSSGIATNTAGYVAGLRGIDIAILDTRKTRPLLRDFEKYSVRNGGAKNHRMGLDDTLMLKDTHLKHIKEGDLKSLIHEARKHIPWTAKIEVECEGLEFAKIAMESGADIVMCDNMKPEAIKEVVAFRNLYCPSVLLEGSGKISKETMLEYAKSGVDAISIGALIHQSVWIDMSMKMV, encoded by the coding sequence ATGATAGAAAGTAAAAGACGCTTTGTTGAGAGTGCATTGAGTGAGGATTTGGGACGCGGAGATTTGTTTGAACGTTTGGTAAAAAATGATTTTTTAACAAAAGCTAGGGTTGTCGCCAAAGATGATGGGATTTTTTCAGGACAGGCATATGCTTGTGAGCTTTTTGGTCTTTGTAATATAGCTTGTGAATGGAGAGTCGGAGATAAAGAGAGTTTTTCTTCCGGAGATATTTTGCTTGAATTAGAGGCTTCTTATACGCTATTGCTAAAGATCGAACGCACACTTTTGAATATTCTCCAACATTCTAGTGGTATTGCAACCAATACAGCCGGTTATGTTGCAGGTCTTAGAGGGATTGATATAGCGATTTTAGATACAAGAAAGACGCGACCCCTTTTGAGAGATTTTGAAAAATACTCAGTGCGCAATGGAGGTGCAAAAAATCATCGGATGGGATTAGATGATACGTTAATGCTCAAAGATACACATCTTAAGCATATCAAAGAAGGTGATTTAAAATCTTTAATACATGAGGCTAGGAAACATATTCCATGGACGGCAAAAATTGAAGTAGAATGCGAGGGATTAGAATTTGCCAAAATTGCTATGGAATCCGGAGCTGATATTGTAATGTGCGATAATATGAAGCCTGAGGCTATCAAAGAAGTCGTAGCTTTTAGAAATCTTTATTGTCCTTCTGTCTTGCTTGAGGGTAGTGGAAAAATCTCAAAAGAAACTATGCTTGAATATGCCAAAAGTGGTGTAGATGCTATCAGTATTGGGGCGCTGATCCATCAAAGCGTATGGATTGATATGAGTATGAAAATGGTGTAA
- the nadA gene encoding quinolinate synthase NadA, with amino-acid sequence MQEIKKQIRELLIELDGLLVAHFYQKDDIVEIADLTGDSLELAKKASRSEKNLIVFCGVGFMGQSVKILAPQKSVIMPKIACCSMARMVSSDYFDESIALFEEYGIIKDRILPITYINSNAEVKAKVGEMEGLVCTSSNAKKIFDFAKAKNKKIFFLPDKCLGENLARADGLESAILGVDSKEKVLKADVVCYNGFCSVHQLFMPSDVEFFREKYPDILVVVHPECRPDVVEMADFVGSTSQIIKYVHALPPFQKVVVGTEFNLVNRLRPPYEGSNNTFVLSGTIPECPTMNETTLNDIVEVLQAYKKRQIYNEIVIDSKISKLAKQALDRMMELS; translated from the coding sequence ATGCAAGAAATTAAAAAACAAATTAGAGAGCTTTTGATAGAGTTAGATGGCTTATTGGTAGCTCATTTTTATCAAAAAGATGATATTGTAGAAATCGCAGATTTAACGGGTGATAGTTTGGAATTGGCTAAAAAGGCTTCTCGGAGTGAAAAAAATTTAATTGTATTTTGTGGGGTAGGGTTTATGGGTCAAAGTGTCAAAATTTTGGCTCCTCAAAAAAGTGTGATTATGCCAAAAATCGCTTGTTGTTCTATGGCAAGGATGGTCAGTAGCGATTACTTTGATGAAAGTATAGCGCTTTTTGAAGAGTATGGGATCATTAAAGATAGAATTTTGCCCATTACTTATATTAATTCTAATGCTGAAGTCAAAGCAAAAGTGGGTGAAATGGAAGGACTTGTTTGCACAAGTAGCAATGCTAAAAAAATTTTTGATTTTGCCAAAGCTAAAAATAAAAAAATATTCTTTTTACCTGATAAATGTTTGGGTGAAAATCTTGCAAGGGCAGATGGGTTGGAATCTGCTATTTTGGGCGTAGATTCTAAAGAAAAAGTACTAAAGGCAGATGTAGTTTGTTATAACGGTTTTTGTTCGGTACACCAATTGTTTATGCCCTCTGATGTAGAATTTTTTAGAGAAAAATATCCTGATATTTTGGTCGTCGTGCATCCTGAATGTCGTCCTGATGTCGTAGAAATGGCTGATTTTGTTGGCTCTACAAGCCAGATTATCAAATATGTGCATGCTCTCCCTCCTTTTCAAAAAGTTGTTGTAGGCACTGAATTTAATCTTGTCAATCGCTTGCGACCTCCTTATGAAGGTAGCAACAATACTTTTGTCCTTTCCGGGACAATACCTGAATGCCCGACCATGAATGAGACAACTTTAAATGATATTGTGGAGGTATTGCAAGCATACAAAAAAAGGCAGATTTATAATGAAATTGTGATTGATTCAAAAATATCTAAACTTGCCAAGCAAGCTTTGGATAGGATGATGGAGTTATCTTAA
- a CDS encoding thiamine-phosphate kinase, translating into MDKESYFIRRLIQSNITKGIGDDGVVFCNKKSILFPSEEFCLFNDISMPVYAMDMFWEGVHFKRGWFSPSEVAQKAFLVNISDILAMNAVPKYVILGISLPKDISNFFIDELVLGIQKICKKFKIKIIGGDTIGGSQLGFAISMIGEGCPKILFRKKAQIGDLIVHTGKIGESYQELIKLLRGGRGNKKSRFFYPLLRGEFIKKIAGFAHLGIDISDGIATELNRLSKINKLHFKLYCPRKRIYQSGEEYEMLFCIAPKDYIKTKILAQKCRLNLECIGEVVRGMSAYQTHEWHG; encoded by the coding sequence TTGGACAAAGAATCTTATTTTATTCGGAGATTGATTCAAAGTAATATCACCAAGGGGATCGGAGATGATGGAGTCGTTTTTTGTAACAAAAAATCTATTTTATTTCCATCCGAGGAATTTTGTCTTTTTAATGATATTTCTATGCCTGTTTATGCAATGGATATGTTTTGGGAGGGGGTGCATTTTAAGAGGGGATGGTTTTCTCCAAGTGAGGTTGCACAAAAGGCATTTTTAGTTAATATTTCAGATATTTTAGCTATGAATGCAGTTCCTAAATATGTTATTTTAGGCATATCTTTACCAAAAGATATTTCAAATTTCTTTATAGATGAATTGGTATTGGGAATACAAAAAATTTGCAAAAAATTTAAAATTAAAATTATTGGAGGAGATACCATTGGGGGGAGTCAATTGGGGTTTGCTATTAGTATGATAGGAGAAGGATGCCCCAAAATACTTTTTAGAAAAAAGGCACAAATAGGGGACTTAATCGTCCATACCGGAAAAATTGGAGAAAGTTATCAAGAGCTTATAAAACTCTTGAGAGGAGGGAGGGGAAATAAAAAATCACGTTTTTTTTATCCCTTGTTGCGTGGGGAATTTATCAAAAAAATAGCAGGTTTTGCACATTTGGGAATAGATATTTCTGATGGAATAGCCACTGAACTTAATCGTCTCTCCAAAATCAACAAGCTTCACTTTAAACTTTATTGCCCAAGAAAACGAATTTATCAAAGCGGGGAAGAGTATGAAATGCTTTTTTGCATTGCTCCAAAAGATTATATAAAAACAAAAATTTTGGCTCAAAAATGTCGATTAAACCTTGAATGTATTGGCGAAGTAGTGCGGGGAATGAGTGCCTATCAAACTCATGAATGGCATGGATAG
- the msrA gene encoding peptide-methionine (S)-S-oxide reductase MsrA, with the protein MLHTIYLAGGCFWGMQGYFDLLKGVVKTSVGYSNSNIPYPSYEVVCSQTSGAIETLELIYDGEKIKLDEILTRFFSIIDPTSYNRQGNDIGSQYKSGIYTQDAKILKYIKQFVQNIQSRYDKPILTQVDKLKNYYLAEDYHQNYLKKNPQGYCHIDLSLAQKPI; encoded by the coding sequence ATGCTTCACACCATTTATCTTGCCGGAGGTTGTTTTTGGGGTATGCAAGGTTATTTTGATCTTCTTAAGGGCGTTGTCAAAACAAGTGTAGGTTATAGCAATTCAAACATACCCTATCCTAGCTATGAAGTTGTATGTAGTCAAACAAGTGGGGCTATTGAAACTCTTGAGCTTATTTATGATGGAGAAAAAATTAAATTAGATGAAATTCTGACTCGATTTTTTTCTATTATCGATCCAACTTCATACAATCGGCAAGGGAATGATATAGGATCCCAATATAAAAGTGGGATTTATACTCAAGATGCAAAAATATTAAAATATATAAAACAATTTGTTCAAAATATACAATCTCGTTATGACAAACCCATTCTTACTCAGGTTGATAAACTTAAAAACTACTATTTGGCTGAAGATTATCATCAAAACTATCTCAAAAAGAATCCTCAAGGGTATTGTCATATTGATCTGTCTTTAGCCCAAAAACCTATTTAG
- a CDS encoding RDD family protein has product MKNQPKHRWRNTKKPKNPHSIPTPKKSTIMQTLQEIYAFRRIKAFITDLFMIYTPILYVVTYLILGSAEKFRHDQVSIFICLLLYGIISAIFIAISSQTPGLRYMELAISAPNGKKIGFFKALIRFFIWIFGVAILLGLITPFFRKDKKCLHDIICNTTLVQKISKTKS; this is encoded by the coding sequence TTGAAAAATCAACCCAAACACAGATGGAGAAATACCAAAAAACCAAAAAATCCCCACTCTATCCCAACCCCTAAAAAATCTACCATCATGCAGACATTGCAAGAAATTTATGCCTTTAGAAGAATCAAAGCTTTTATCACAGATTTATTTATGATTTATACCCCTATTCTTTATGTTGTTACTTATCTTATTTTGGGAAGTGCTGAAAAATTTCGCCATGATCAAGTAAGTATTTTTATTTGTTTGTTGCTTTATGGCATTATCTCTGCCATTTTTATTGCTATTTCCTCTCAAACACCGGGATTGCGATATATGGAATTAGCTATTAGCGCGCCAAATGGTAAAAAAATAGGATTTTTCAAAGCGCTCATAAGGTTTTTTATATGGATATTCGGGGTAGCCATACTTCTAGGACTTATTACACCATTTTTTCGCAAAGATAAAAAATGCCTTCATGATATTATTTGCAATACGACTCTTGTCCAAAAAATATCAAAGACAAAATCTTAA